ttgtcaAACAATCGATTATAAGgtttatgttaaattaattgagtttttttaactaattatattaatatagcTTTGTATAACTTTGTACACATGTCTTTCTTTCCTAAAGATAAGAAGGATATTAGAAAGGAAGAGTTcatggtttatttatttttttatcaaaatagaacaaagaaataaacaagagtACGCATTGAGAGAAAAGGAAACAGGAACCACGAGAATAATATTATCCAATGTTAAATGGCTAAGGTCACTAAGAAAgaaatttattacataaataatttaataaaagaaaacacgTACGTTGTATTCAAGAGTAAAGAAACAAAGCTGATATAAAATTATGCTAAAACTCATGGAGAATAACTTGAAAATCAACCTTATCATAAAAACATGGTAGGAGGATTATTGTGCCTATGGgataatgatgtttttttatgtaACACAAGGTTGCATGGAAGGAGAATGGAAGGATAGCATAACAAATATTGTGATTGTTAATATAAGTTATTATGTGaattggagaagaaaaaaaagactttGGAAGGAGATTAAGAGAACAGAAAAAAGTCATAATCTAAAATACAtccattaatattataaaataatgttaaatcgtaataatttacataaaattagTCACATATTAGTTTTTCTAGGAAATCGATGTAGTATGTTTTCTTGCTGAATTGATTATGTTTAAAAACGATGTTATATATGGTCTAGTGGGACATAAAACATTAGTTTTAAGCATAATCGATACATCAACTTTACAGGAAATCAATGTTATACTTATGTTTTTGATTGTGCATATATGCTACATCGTTTATTGTTAGTgatatattcttttaacaagtttttcatatttatattgttttgatcatattatttttaaaagagttatttatctttacttgttttaaacatatatttattttaaataatgatgaGTTGTTCAAAACACAATTGGTTTAGTTCAAGAGaaattaaatagtattttaactAGTTGAACTGTCCTAAACTTATTTGTAACTTGTTGAAATTAGTAAAATGTTATAAGAGTTCTTAAGGAAGAACTTGATCTAAAAGTGAATCACTATAAAACGAGATTTTATCTCTATCCTTTTCTTTACTGTGTttgtaaacaattttaaaaattttcaagtatCTAACACTATTTGAtgttctttgaaaaaaaataaaaataaactctaTCTAAGTCTTCCCTTTGCTAGAGTTTACATGTTATTTCAACACGgaaaataaacataatcatatataaatcatccataagaaaacattaaaatagaattaaatagATTAATCTCAAATATAgtcataataaaacaaaaacaaaaatatatttcaagtgTGTATTCTCTTTTGTACAAAGCAAATCTTCAAGCAAAATTTCTTCTGTCTCTGTCTCAAATGGTTCGAGTGACTAAAATAAATCactttgtattttaaaaaactaaaaaactaaACTCATTTTATGAGTAAATCAACAATACCTCGTTAATTAAAAGACTAATGTTTACTTGGAATATTCAACACCAAGATTAATTCgcatgaaatttttattatttattcacaAACTTATTAACCTGGACAATAATATTTAAggactaattttaatatttacttaaaagAAGTTATTCAAAGTAAGCTTTTTCTccgatagaaaaataaaaataaaaataaaatctgggGTAGTTTTGGTTCTACTACATCGTAGGAGCAACCAAAACCCTCCACTTCTCATGTTCAATTATACCCCTTATCCTCTCTTCTCCTCAATCTCGGTGTGGTGCTTCGGTTTTTCTGTGATGTCATAAACTCTATCCATGTCTATGCCTTTCTCTCTCACAACCACGTCTTCCTTCAACTCTCTCACAATGGCGGAATCATGCATTCTCTCTCTCCCTTCTCTCTTCCGCGTCAATAACAAaaccctttctctctcacttcCCTCCAAGCGCCTCAACCTCAAGCTTCCATGCTCCAATTCTTCCTTCTTTCCCCTCACCACCAACACCACCCGCCTCCCCTCTCTCCTCACATTCGTCGCCCAGACATCGGATTGGGCCCAAGGAGAGGAAGACAACGCCATATGGGAGAACGAAGGCGACTCCGCGTGGGGAACTGAAGAAGGTGCCGATGACGGCGCGGAGGAAGTCACCGGAGGGGGTTTCGCTCAACCACCCGAGGAGGTTAAGATCTTTGTTGGGAACTTGCCCTATGATGTTGATAGCCAGCAATTGGCTTTTCTTTTTAAGGAGGCTGGCACCGTTGAGGTTGCTGAGGTGAGTGAGTCTTTGTTTATGTTggtgttttctttaatttgaagtttcaaATGTTTGATTTCAATGTGGGTGTCCATGGTTTCAGGTAATTTATAATAGGGTCACTGACCGTAGTCGTGGCTTTGGATTTGTCACCATGAGTACACTTGAAGAGGTTGAGAATGCTGTCAAGAAGTTCAGTGGTTACGTAAGTTATTATGttgctttatattttgtttttgagttAGTAGGGTTATAATTGTGGTCCAATATTCAAGTGCAAAGCTGTGTTAGGATTTGGATTTTAATGGTGGATGTGTAGAATTATGGAATTTAACAAAGTATTATTCCATTGTTTGGGTAATTTTGTGATGGAATGGAACAGTAAAAAGATTGGGTATCAACATTATGTGGTATATTCCCAGATTGTCATGCCCAAGATGTAGTCAGAAGTTTGATTCCTTTGTGAATGTCTATGAAAAAACATCTTTTGAGAGATGTTAGTGTGGGTGCTTTTAGTAATTAGTTTCTGACTCTTGGCCCGAAAAGAATCTAGGTTCACAAAAAATCAATTGAAGGGGAAGAAAAAGTGGTATTGGATAGAATGGGATGGGATGTGTGTGTCATCTTGTTATACTTCATTCCATCTAGTTTTAAACAATCCAAACAATGGTGCACAGGAGGCTAGGATCAGTCCACTCCATTCAAATGTGACATGTTGACACTATTCTTATTCTCAATGTTAAGATCCCAGTGTAAAAGTATAAACAAATGTGTCCAGGTTTGGCTACTTATGGATCctgaattgtatgattgtacATTACTATCTCTCTCCTTCcccaaatgaaataaaatttgggGTGAATGTGAGAATGATGATAGATTTGTATAGACAAGAAGGGGAAAATGTTATTACTACTGTTGCTTCTCTTTGATTATCTTCAAAGTGGTTAACCTATGACACTATGAGGTTTGGCCTTGTTCTAATGATGCTTTGTTCTCCTTGTAATAAATGTCTTCGAGATTTAAATTGTGGCAAGGAATTGGTACAAATGTTTAGACCCAAACTTGTAATCGATAGATTTTACCCAATGTCATCTGAATATCTTATTGCTTCAGTGCCTgcataaatagtaaaattggGACCTCCTTGCTAttgtatttgaaatattattgtctGTGTAGACTGTTACTTTTACTGAACGAAATAAaactgaattttatattttaattttgttctcatTAGATTTGTATGAGTATGGACACTTTTCTGCACATACAAAGGCCTTTCGACTAAGCGGTTCTTCCAAGTTGAAATGTGTCTTTTGGGTGACATGTCCTTTGCTGGAATAAGCATGCCTATTGATTTTCTTATCTATCTAGTTTTATTGTGGTTTCTTGAGTTGTTTTGGATCTTATCCATCTTTCCGTGACAGGAACTTAATGGAAGAGTGTTGACCGTAAATAAGGCTGCTCCAAAAGGAGCACAGCCTGACCGCTCATCACAGCCACCACGAACCTCGAGTTCTGCTACAAGAATCTACGTTGGGAACTTGCCATGGACTGTTGACAATGCTCGGCTAGAGCAAATTTTTAGTGAACATGGTAAGGTTGTGGAGGCTCGGGTGGTCTATGACAGGGAGAGTGGTCGATCACGTGGTTTTGGCTTTGTCACAATGGCCAGTGAGGCTGATGTGAACGATGCGATTGCTGCTCTTGATGGTCAGGTAAAAACACCAGTACTTTATTACTTGATCATTTGTGGTAACATTACAAGGACTGCTTGTGTGTTTCATTCTGGGGAATAAAATTCTGATATGGTGGTTCTGATATTATTGCAGGAATTGGATGGGAGACCAATCAGAGTGAATGTTGCAGAGGAAAGGCCTAGACGCAACTCCTATTGAGTGGTAACTTGAGAGTAATCTTCCATGTCCGACTGATTGAGTTCCCTTTATACAGTGTCAATTTTTACCTTCTTTGGCAGCTGGTTTCAGATTGAATTTGCAGatcttattgttattaattCNATGTCTAgatgaaaatgattaaaatttacaattcaaACTCTAGGGATTTTGGAAAAActcttcattttgttttctcaaCCGTTTTGTTTGCTATTGATGCTCGACAATATAATGTTCCTTTGAATCTTCTGGTAAATAGAAACTGAAACGAGCATATTTAAGACTGACTTCATGCAATATAGATGCCAAAGCTTAAGGCTTGATCATCTGTCATGtcatttgttggattccttatTCAAATGGTTACACCTTTTAcagtaaaagaaattacaagCACAGATAAATCGGCTTGTCCCTTCCCTTTGCATGGGGAATTCTCTTGTCTGAAGGACCAGGCTTTTCTCCTGCCATTGCAGGATAATAACTAACCAATGGTTACAGTGTAAAAGACTCTCCTTGACTGAATATTTAGTAACAATAATCAACACTGGAAGTGATTAAATACGTGTTTAAATCTATTTGTCAATAATCCGTAAGGTTAGTCTAATTTCTAAGCACCACTTCTCTAGAAAGTTAGAAAAATTAGGAAATATTTAGAGCACCGAGGCCTTCAATGTTTGTTTTCATGAAAGAGGATCGTCAGTACAAAACTTGGCACAAAAATTACAGACACATGCATGATTTATCACGAAAGTGACTCCGGTACGATGATTTAATCTTTGAAATTATAAGATAAGTATATGGTTGACTAATTTTGCCTTCGGTGCCAAAAATATTCTGATATCTGACAACATTGCGATGTGAGTGCAGgattttctaaaagaaacaaaaatataaggttttaacaaaacaataaaaaatagcCTATGgtcttttaaagtaaaaaacatGTCAATTGATTTGTCtcactttcaaaattaacaaaagaaactCGAAACTATAGTCCTTTAAAATGGTTTCTATAGCCAATAAGCTCACAAATACCAGTTCTACCTTATTCATTTTAAACCTcgaattaaataagttttaagttTCGATATTTTGaacaaacttatttacaaatACTTCtacagaagaaaaatatgaagaaaaataaaattagttttttcacaagttaaaattagttttttcataaattagaattagattatgtataaactaatttgtaaaagttcatATATattgttctaatttttttatttataacttatgGGCAATAGGAAGAagcactttttttcttttcttgaagtactatgaagaaaattgttaaaatagatCCATGATCAACTTAGATTCAAATGATAAagactaaatttaattatcattgATTAACACTAACTATTAATAATTGCTAGCTTCAATACTTAAATTAACTAGTAATATCTATAATTTGCGACTGATTAATATCTTACTTCATAATATCTTACTTCATAATTAAGCatagatttttttataagcCAACTGATTATTATCAATGCATAAAGAATAACAAGAGATGTGTCATTATAATACATCCACATGACACAAGACATACAAATTAAACACCCACATCCCTACCAATTTTAACAATCACAAAAAGCATCTTAAACCCTTCTACTAGGAAACATTAAACATGCCCCAAATATGTACTCAATTGATAAGTTAACATCTCAAACTCAACCGATGTTGCAGAAAAAGTGtgaatatgaataataaatatgatattaacCTATGCTGTTACATGAACACAGTAAGTTAAAGTTTAAATTGTAAGTCAAGCAATCAGAAATATTGTGATAATAACTTCATGATACAACAGTTAACACATATAGCaggtttattcttttatataggAAGACATTATCAAAACTGTATTCTGTCAATtgttcaaaatctttttctcaGAAAGTGCATAATAAGACACAATTGTTTAAGTTTTCGACTCAACTACTtacatagaaaataattttttatatattattaaaagccAGAAAATAGATTCAGATTTCAGACAAAGAATGAGAATGTTTATGGTGTAATTATTACTACTTACTACTGTTCTGAAGGATCAACATGAATCATTTGTTTTAGGGCAAGAAAAGAACAGCAGCTTCAACTATACAAATTCTTACAGCACGTGGTACAGACAACCAAAGCCTTCCAGACATCCATTTCACTAACCACGTAACTGAGCTTCTCTGCTAGTGAGAGGCACATACCGAACTGAAGTCTCAGTCCGGATACTGATAGAACCATCGGAGTTCTTGTCCAAGACCTTTAAATCTTGAAATATGTTCCCAACAGGAATAACCATTCTACCACCCGGCTTCAACTGGTCAATAAGTGGTTGAGGAATTTCTGGTGCCGCTGCTCCCACGTGAATGGCATCATATGGAGCAAAATCAGGCCAACCTTGCCTCCCATCTGTCAACACAACAATCactcaaatatttgaaattactGATCAGCCAACTTGACATAGCAAATTATTTAAGTGCTAAAAAAGCATCAATAACCATGCAGTTACCACCGCAGAACAGAGGACAAGAGTTAAAGAAAGTGAATATGGACATTCGCAAACCACAATATCTAGGAGTGTCACAACATGAATGCTTATGAATAAACTCTATTTTCAGATGAAGTTTACTCAGTCACATTAAACAAAGTCCAAATCCTGACCATCAGGTTACTTGAGTATATTCAATCACTTCAAACTGATGTCAAATCTAGATCATCaggttataattttttgtttaactgAATGACTCGTTAAAGTTAGTCAATCCTTTACCTAACATTAAGTCTTCGACAGCCATATCTAACAAATGGACTAGATTAAACTGTCTTAGTCGATTACATCAAGTGGAGTTGTATTTTGTTGTGGAAAAGAGTTTCAATATTTCATATCAAAGGAAATCATAGAAACCGTACCACCACAATGCACTGAAAGGGAACCATCTTTTAGTGGTTGAGCTGCAgcactttttttaatattctcaaTTGAAAAAGAAACCAATTCAGGAATATGTTCCACGCCAACAGCACGGCCTTGAGGTCCTACCATCAAGGCAAAGCATCCAGTGAGGTATCCCGTTCCTGCAAAGGGTCCAAAGTATGAATAGTTTGCATCAAATGCAGAGAATAAAGAGAACGAAGGCACTAGAAGTTTGTTCCTGTTATATAGAACATCATTTAATTCTGCATTGCACAAAGGAACGAACAACATTGCCACATTGAATTGGGATTATGCAAATCTGAGAGTAATGGtgttatcaattaaaaaaatcaaggattttacattataaaatcTCCACGTCTACCTTCTACAACTTCATTAAGGGAAGGAAATAAAGCATGCACTATTTTCTGCACACCCTTGCCCGTACAGCCGCCATCAACATTTTCTGTAGTCTATCCATGACCAGTAAACAACAAATCCTCTATAGCAATAGTAGtggaataaatttatttcaaataagattttttttttttttcatttctctctaataaattagaaaaaaaaaatataataatagatagGTAGCAAGAAAATAATCCATGGACTATACCAGAGCCAACGTCCAGAGCACGCATCCCAGGCTGCAAATTCTTCTCCAGCAACTGAAGGCACGTTGCATGCATATGTGGCGCAGAGATAGTAGCATTGTAGCCTATCGGCATAGGACTGTCAACATAAGGTTGAAGTCCACCAGGCACAAACAAAGCTCTATCAATGGTTTCCATTACTTCACCTACCTTTCTGGAAGTAATAATTCCATAACTCTGCAAATTATCTACCATTCCTTTGTTCTCGTTGAGGGCACTTCCAGACCAGTATTgctgttttgaaaaaaaatatttactttagaTTAGTTctagttttaaatattacagAAAATAAGAGGATAAACTAAGAAAGCACAAGCATGTAGCTCCCGTTATTCCTTTTATCTGAACTGCACCCCTGTGGTGAGCAATCACAGAGAATCAAAAAGCTAAATTTATGGTATAAAAGCAGAAGGGACCCAGAATCATCATCGGCCCTAAATGAGATAAACAGTTCATACAAATACACTGTAATTGAACATGCATAACATTGGTCAACACTAAAAGGAAGGCCAATAGCCATTGTAAGTTACAGATACGGAAGACGATGTTTCTACTCCTTAATGAGAATTATCATAAAATTCCAGTCATGATGAGCACgttcaaaattcaaaacagaATGAGTTTACAAACACTCAAGGAGCCGCTCCTCAAGTAATGCAGTTGAAAGACGGaaacaaattcataatttatgaatttagtagctaagttttaattaaagttgaGAGCAATACAAGGATTCGACGTAAATGAGGGAAGAAAAGACAGGGAGGTGTTTTCGTCGGTGAGGAACTATGTTCGACGATCGATCGCAGTGATAAACGacgaagaaagagaaaggggTTACCTCCATCGTATAGAAAATAGCGTTCTCCGGAGCGAAATTAGGGTTGAGGGATCAGTAAGGATTTATTGTTACAGAGCGACACTGATGCAGTAATTGGGACAGGTTTAGATTATTGTTTTGCGTTCAAAGAACGTAGTGTTTTTCGGTGTCTTGTTCAGTTGTAGTGCTGCAGTTCCGTGTCGTTGGCATGATACCATCGTTATTTTGCCACTTTACCTCACAGGCTTCCTCCTCAGTGGGCTTTGTATTAAGTTAGATTTAATGCTGGTTTTTCCTGCAcctcctctttttcttcctgcaccctaTAACACTTATTTCtcatgaaaattataataaaagataaaaatatctcTACAcctcttatttttaatatattctaagTTCTGAAggttatttttgaatttgaaattacattttcaaattattatataatccaaaatatattttaaattgagtaattcaaaaaatatttttttaattcagaagtatgttatgaattttaaatatgttttttaaatatattctaaattgtgCAATCTTATGtatttaaagatatatatttcaaattaagtattccataaaagatattttaatattttcttcttctccaatttcctctttttttttttttttttttttttgtattgttgaGGAAACAACCAAGCAAAGGGAGAGAGAAATTGAGAAGCCATTGGCGTCTGCCTTTGCATTCAAAGACCATCTCATCTTTGGTCTTGCTTGTGCTTCCCCAAGCAACCCTTCACCTTTGGTTAATGTTtccagatttaaaaaaaaataataatattttgaattatatgattccaaatttatttaaaaaaggtGGAAGAGGATTTTTGTcctttttattacaattttaatgaGGAGTAATTTAGTAATTGTCAATATTATAGggtgtaagaagaaaaaagggaagTGTAGAAAGAAGCAACCTTGTTTTCATAAAGAGATATTAGACTTTATATAAGTTGGGTTTACCTTCTCTTAGTTTGATGATGAAGGAGTTTCTTCTTGCatctttttaatttcctttaagcaatttgaaagtataaaatactttaaaaaatgcacaatttaaaagcaaaagaaaaaaaaacgttttaaaTGGTATAATTCgagttaaaaatgatttataaactgtgtaatttgattttttttttcaaaaaatattttggaattatataatttggaagTTATTTCGCTTTTGAATTATACAATCTCAGTCGTTTGGCTTTTAGATTACAtaattccaaaattatttttgacttttaaattgtataatttgatattctttaataaaaaaaaatggcttcacaattttaaagttatttttaattaatgtttttactcttttttcttcTGTATAGCAAAAAGAAATTACACTTCTTACATGAACTAAATGAAAATGTAGACTTCAACTTCAAAATAGTTAGATAAAGCGAGTGAAGGAACAACTTCAATAGTCAGTTTTCATCCCTTTAAATGTCCATGGAAAGAATTAGTTGTATATGACATCTTCGGAATGTCCTTTCTACTAAATTGATGATGCGGGGAAGTAGAAATTAcatataagtattttaaatgaattagaaaTCCAATAGCAACTGAGGAAGAATAATCTCAAGATGAGTTGGCTCTATTTCACTAGCACCCTCCGCTTCTGCAACAGCAGCAGCACGTTGAACAGCCTCTGCATCATGAGAAAGGTTTATGTCAAGGTTAAAAAGATTATGAGCAAACTTATAGTCAAGACCAAGCAAGCACAAAACGTTTCTCTTTTAAGATGAATAAACCTGTGATAAAAAGCCGGAGAAGTTCACAGGTAAGCTTCAGAGTATTGCCATTAGCTGGATCAGAAACGATGAAGAAATGAGTAAAACAAGCCAATGTTCAATTTGCAATAACAAAACCATGGCGTGAGGTGATCCCAGAACACCCCCAGAGAATAAATCCATCAATAGAA
This genomic stretch from Vigna radiata var. radiata cultivar VC1973A chromosome 7, Vradiata_ver6, whole genome shotgun sequence harbors:
- the LOC106767253 gene encoding protein-L-isoaspartate O-methyltransferase 1, which gives rise to MEQYWSGSALNENKGMVDNLQSYGIITSRKVGEVMETIDRALFVPGGLQPYVDSPMPIGYNATISAPHMHATCLQLLEKNLQPGMRALDVGSGTGYLTGCFALMVGPQGRAVGVEHIPELVSFSIENIKKSAAAQPLKDGSLSVHCGDGRQGWPDFAPYDAIHVGAAAPEIPQPLIDQLKPGGRMVIPVGNIFQDLKVLDKNSDGSISIRTETSVRYVPLTSREAQLRG
- the LOC106769106 gene encoding 28 kDa ribonucleoprotein, chloroplastic — protein: MSMPFSLTTTSSFNSLTMAESCILSLPSLFRVNNKTLSLSLPSKRLNLKLPCSNSSFFPLTTNTTRLPSLLTFVAQTSDWAQGEEDNAIWENEGDSAWGTEEGADDGAEEVTGGGFAQPPEEVKIFVGNLPYDVDSQQLAFLFKEAGTVEVAEVIYNRVTDRSRGFGFVTMSTLEEVENAVKKFSGYELNGRVLTVNKAAPKGAQPDRSSQPPRTSSSATRIYVGNLPWTVDNARLEQIFSEHGKVVEARVVYDRESGRSRGFGFVTMASEADVNDAIAALDGQELDGRPIRVNVAEERPRRNSY